The Argopecten irradians isolate NY chromosome 16, Ai_NY, whole genome shotgun sequence genome window below encodes:
- the LOC138310641 gene encoding LOW QUALITY PROTEIN: xanthine dehydrogenase/oxidase-like (The sequence of the model RefSeq protein was modified relative to this genomic sequence to represent the inferred CDS: deleted 2 bases in 1 codon) translates to MAVPRTSLVFFVNGNKVVESKPDPSITLLQYLRRHLKLTGTKNACNQGGCGACTVMLSWWDQAERQIKHANVNACLFLVCNLHGYAVTTVEGVGSTRKGLNGIQKSMVDSFGLQCGFCTPGMVMTMHTLLQQEAYPSQESLEKALEGNMCRCTGYRPIVDAFQNHCKKNCTKRTKCCNGDIEDLCHLSVNGDDSHENHDDGELKEKILFPKELQTHQDAQSLMFRNGDWCWLRPVTLPEVLRLLDTVPDAYIVSGGTNLVGKLKSRQISQGTLISLANVKEMTKFEQHEDFIEIGAAMTLGGIAERLKACSLSLNGRGERGHVVTAMRDSLQWLACQQIRNQATLGGHVMISDPRCDLCVVLMAAKARAVVISKGGSREVEINNEFYVGTGKTSLSPLEVVVSIKVPFNPPNTHIAYYKHAKRKGFDYAELNGCCYASWDGNGAFTDLQLCFGSVLDTTKKLSKASAIAKSRFPDDNTLAVVCDEIKRELETESNSTVSTYKQNLACGFVIKYWREIQNTINHNKKAEINGLTWRPCEGQQVYAAPSPGQPAHDAVGRSIPLVAGPALVTGQAMFLDDIPRFENELYVQPILSTKAHARILSVDKDEAMALSGVVDFLDASTVPGQNKWGLFTQDEPLFAETEVFCVGQAICAIVATSEQCAKTAADLVKITYQDLPSIITMEEAIAAGSYFDYTSHPIDCGDPEKHFPHCDFVREGQVRSGFQEHFYLEPSGALVVPKNESEEIEIFTTCQAPTFCQTSASLILGIPRNKIIVRQKRLGGGFGGREYRSPLMFGAAAIAAQRSGKPARMIMDRERDFQTTGKRHPFMSKYKAGFSRDGTLVAVSIHFYLNAGYTLDVSAAILDNACFNVDAAYKTPVFSVYGHVCKTNTPSNTSMRAFGAAEGVFVMEAILCVVADTVGIDQESVRQLNMYKEGSITHYKRKLENCMLQRCWRDCLTQSKFEDRKKAVDAYNSENKFKKKGIAIMPLKFGVGYPLRHLNQGAALILIYLDGSVTIAHGGVEMGQGLHTKMIQVASRALGVPIENFYISETGTNTCPNTTSTAASLTSDLQGAAILDACNKINDRLGPYKEKNPAGSWTEWVNAAYMDRVGLSATGVGRSGDQEWDFEKGVGNPVHYYTYGAACTEVEIDCLTGEHQVLDTEIVMDIGNSLNPSLDVGQIEGGFVQGYGWVTLEELKFSSEGYHLASGPVDYKLPGVRNIPRRMKVSILKDCPNKGTVYSSKGVGEPPLLLAISVYIALRKAIRACRMDAGLTSAFDIDMPLTTERIRMACPIAIPTEKPV, encoded by the exons ATGGCTGTTCCGAGGACCTCGTTGGTCTTCTTCGTCAATGGAAATAAG gtGGTAGAGTCGAAACCCGATCCGTCAATCACTCTGTTACAGTACCTGAGGCGTCACC TAAAACTGACAGGGACAAAGAACGCCTGTAACCAAGGAGGATGTGGAGCCTGTACTGTGATGTTGTCTTGGTGGGACCAGGCGGAGAGGCAGATCAA ACATGCGAATGTAAATGCTTGCCTATTTTTGGTGTGCAATCTCCATGGTTACGCTGTGACGACGGTGGAGGGGGTTGGCAGTACTCGTAAGGGACTAAATGGAATTCAG aaAAGTATGGTGGACTCATTCGGCTTACAATGTGGATTCTGTACTCCGGGTATGGTGATGACAATGCATACTTTACTACAGCAGGAGGCCTACCCCTCTCAGGAATCTCTGGAGAAAGCTCTGGAGG GTAACATGTGTCGTTGCACGGGCTACAGACCTATTGTTGATGCTTTCCAAAACCACTGCAAAAAG AATTGTACGAAGCGGACGAAATGTTGTAATGGAGATATAGAGGATCTGTGTCATTTGTCTGTGAATGGCGACGACTCACACGAG AATCATGACGATGGAGAATTAAAAGAGAAGATACTATTTCCCAAAGAACTTCAG ACCCACCAGGACGCCCAGAGTCTGATGTTCCGGAATGGCGACTGGTGTTGGCTAAGACCCGTCACATTACCGGAAGTACTCCGTCTACTGGACACAGTACCAGACGCCTACATTGTCAGCGGAGGGACCAACCTTG TTGGAAAGTTGAAATCGAGGCAAATTTCTCAGGGAACATTAATTTCGCTAGCGAATGTCAAGGAAATGACCAAGTTTGAGCAGCATGAGGATTTTATTGAGATTGGAGCAGCGATGACTCTGGGGGGTATCGCAGAACGCCTGAAGGCATGTTCCCTGTCTCTGAATG GGCGTGGCGAGCGCGGCCATGTTGTAACAGCGATGCGTGATAGTCTACAATGGTTGGCTTGTCAGCAGATCAGGAACCAGGCA aCTTTGGGAGGTCATGTGATGATTTCAGATCCTCGTTGTGACTTGTGTGTTGTGCTTATGGCTGCTAAGGCG AGAGCAGTGGTCATCTCAAAAG GTGGGAGCAGAGAAGTAGAGATTAACAACGAGTTTTATGTCGGTACTGGGAAAACATCACTGTCACCACTAGAAGTGGTAGTATCGATAAAGGTACCATTTAACCCTCCG AATACACACATTGCTTACTACAAGCATGCTAAAAGAAAAGGATTTGACTATGCCGAGCTGAATGGATGTTGCTATGCAAGCTGGGATGGGAATGGCGCCTTCACTGACCTTCAACTTTGCTTTGGAAGTGTCCTGGATACGACGAAAAAACTAAGCAAAGCTTCCGCGATAGCCAAGTCACG TTTTCCAGATGACAACACACTGGCCGTGGTCTGTGACGAGATCAAACGTGAACTGGAAACGGAGTCCAATAGTACTGTCAGCACCTACAAGCAGAACCTGGCATGTGGTTTCGTGATCAAATACTGGAGAGAAATACAGAATACAATAAATCAT AACAAAAAGGCTGAGATTAACGGTCTGACCTGGCGACCTTGTGAGGGTCAGCAGGTGTACGCAGCACCGTCTCCAGGACAACCAGCACACGATGCCGTGGGTCGTTCTATTCCGTTAGTAGCGGGCCCTGCGCTCGTCACTGGCCAGGCCATGTTTCTGGATGACATACCACGATTCGAAA ACGAGTTGTATGTGCAACCAATATTGAGCACAAAAGCGCATGCGCGGATACTGTCAGTTGACAAGGATGAAGCTATGGCGCTGTCTGGTGTGGTTGACTTCTTGGACGCGTCGACAGTTCCAGGCCAGAACAAGTGGGGATTGTTTACACAGGATGAGCCATTGTTTGCTGAAACCGAG GTGTTTTGTGTTGGTCAAGCTATATGTGCTATAGTGGCTACCTCTGAACAGTGTGCAAAGACTGCGGCAGACCTTGTAAAGATCACATACCAAGATCTCCCCAGCATCATCACCATGGAA GAAGCTATTGCGGCCGGATCTTATTTTGACTACACCTCACACCCAATAGACTGTGGGGACCCCGAGAAACATTTCCCACACTGTGACTTTGTGAGGGAGGGTCAAGTCCGATCAGGATTCCAGGAACATTTCTATCTGGAGCCGAGTGGAGCGCTTGTTGTACCAAAAAATGAGTCGGAAGAGATAGAGATTTTTACTACGTGTCAGGCACCGACATTTTGTCAG ACATCAGCATCTCTTATACTTGGCATACCACGGAATAAAATCATCGTCAGGCAGAAGAGACTTG GTGGCGGATTTGGTGGAAGAGAATACCGTTCCCCTCTGATGTTTGGAGCAGCGGCCATAGCAGCGCAaag ATCGGGGAAACCTGCACGTATGATAATGGACAGGGAACGGGATTTCCAAACAACAGGAAAGCGCCACCCATTTATGTCAAAATACAAG GCGGGTTTCAGTAGGGACGGTACACTTGTGGCAGTTTCCATTCATTTCTACCTCAATGCTGGCTACACACTGGACGTATCAGCCGCG ATATTGGATAATGCATGTTTCAATGTCGACGCGGCTTATAAGACGCCAGTGTTTTCTGTATATGGGCACGTATGTAAGACGAACACTCCCTCAAACACATCCATGCGTGCCTTTGGGGCAGCGGAAGGGGTATTCGTCATGGAGGCTATCTTGTGTGTCGTAGCGGATACGGTCGGAATTGATCAAGAAAGC GTTAGACAACTCAATATGTATAAAGAAGGGAGCATCACTCACTACAAACGGAAGTTAGAAAACTGCATGTTACAAAGGTGTTGGCGGGACTGTTTGACACAAAGCAAGTTTGAGGACAGGAAGAAAGCGGTCGACGCCTATAACAG cGAGAACAAGTTTAAGAAGAAAGGGATAGCGATAATGCCTCTTAAGTTCGGCGTGGGATACCCACTTCGGCACCTTAATCAG GGAGCTGCCCTGATACTTATCTACCTTGATGGATCTGTGACAATAGCTCACGGAGGGGTGGAGATGGGACAAGGACTTCATACAAAAATGATACAG GTAGCCTCCAGGGCCCTCGGCGTGCCTATTGAAAACTTTTACATCAGCGAGACAGGTACGAACACTTGTCCTAACACTACGTCAACAGCGGCCAGTTTAACATCGGATCTTCAAGGAGCTGCCATTCTG GATGCGTGCAATAAAATCAACGACAGGTTGGGCCCGTATAAAGAGAAAAATCCAGCAGGGTCGTGGACAGAGTGG GTGAATGCTGCCTATATGGACAGAGTGGGTCTCTCTGCTACTGGGGTAGGAAG GTCAGGTGACCAAGAATGGGATTTTGAGAAAGGAGTGGGTAACCCTGTCCATTACTACACCTACGGAGCGGCCTGTACTGAAGTGGAAATCGACTGTCTGACAGGTGAACATCAG GTGCTGGACACTGAAATCGTCATGGATATCGGAAACAGTTTGAACCCGAGCCTCGATGTGGGACAGATCGAAGGCGGCTTCGTGCAG GGATACGGTTGGGTAACCTTGGAAGAGCTGAAATTTTCCTCCGAGGGCTATCACCTGGCAAGTGGACCAGTCGATTACAAACTTCCGGGGGTACGGAATATACCACGTCGAATGAAGGTTTCCATCCTCAAGGATTGTCCCAACAAGGGCACCGTGTATTCCTCAAAG GGAGTTGGTGAGCCACCTCTTTTGCTGGCAATTTCGGTTTATATAGCACTGAGGAAAGCTATTCGGGCCTGCCGAATGGACGCCGGACTCACGAGTGCCTTTGACATAGACATGCCGTTAACAACCGAGAGAATACGGATGGCTTGTCCGATTGCCATTCCAACTGAAAAACCGGtgtaa